The following coding sequences lie in one Cryptococcus tetragattii IND107 chromosome 7, whole genome shotgun sequence genomic window:
- a CDS encoding phosphoglycerate kinase — protein sequence MNVVKRFKTHTMSLSSKLSITDVDLKGERVLIRVDFNVPMDKEGNITNPARIVAALPTIKYAIDNGAKSVILMSHLGRPDGSPNPKYSLKPVASKLSELLSKDVKFLPECVGDEVKNDILKGENGQVFLLENLRFHIEEEGKGKKGDEKVKADPQAVKKFRQQLTELGTVYINDAFGTAHRAHSSMVGVQLPKRAAGFLMKKELEYFAKVLENPERPFLAILGGAKVADKIQLIENMLDQVNTLIICGGMSFTFKKTLNNVEIGTSLFDEAGSKQVKDLVEKAKKNNVKLVFPVDYVTADKFDKDAKTGSATDESGIPSDWMGLDCGPKSRELFAQTVAEAKTILWNGPAGVFEFPAFAGGSNALLDACIKAAKNGSTVIVGGGDTATLVAQAGKEDELSHVSTGGGASLELLEGKTLPGVAELSEKK from the exons ATGAATGTGGTG AAACGCTTCAAAACCC ACACAAtgtccctctcctccaagCTCAGCATTACCGACGTCGACCTCAAGGGCGAGCGAGTCCTCATCCGTGTCGACTTTAACGTCCC CATGGACAAGGAGGGCAACATTACCAACCCTGCT CGTATTGTTGCGGCTCTCCCCACCATCAAGTACGCCATTGACAATG GCGCCAAGTCTGTCATCCTCATGTCTCACCTTGGCCGACCTGACGGTTCCCCCAACCCCAAATACTCTCTCAAGCCCGTTGCTTCCAAGCTCTCTGAGCTCCTCTCCAAGGACGTAAAGTTCCTTCCCGAGTGTGTTGGTGACGAGGTCAAGAACGACATTCTCAAGGGTGAGAACGGCCAGGTCTTCCTTTTGGAGAATTTGCGATTCCAcatcgaggaggagggtaagggcaagaagggcgaCGAAAAGGTCAAGGCCGACCCTCAGGCGGTCAAGAAATTCCGACAACAGCTCACTGAACTTGGTACTGTCTACATTAACGATGC CTTCGGTACCGCCCACCGAGCCCACTCCTCCATGGTCGGTGTCCAGCTCCCCAAGCGAGCTGCTGGCTTCCtcatgaagaaggagctcGAGTACTTTGCCAAGGTCCTTGAGAACCCCGAAAGGcccttccttgccatccTTGGTGGTGCCAAGGTCGCCGACAAGATTCAGTTGATTGAGAACATGCTCGACCAGGTTAACACGTTGATCATCTGCGGTGGCATGTCTTTCACTTTCAAGAAGACCCTTAACAATGTCGAG ATTGGAACTTCTTTGTTCGACGAAGCTGGCTCCAAGCAGGTCAAGGaccttgttgagaaggccaagaagaacaacGTCAAGCTTGTCTTCCCTGTTGACTATGTCACCGCCGACAAATTCGACAAGGATGCCAAG ACCGGCTCTGCTACTGACGAGTCTGGTATCCCCTCTGACTGGATGGGTCTCGACTGCGGACCCAAGTCCCGAGAACTCTTTGCTCAGACTGTTGCTGAGGCCAAGACCATCCTCTGGAACGGCCCTGCTGGTGTTTTTGAATTCCCCGCGTTTGCCGGTGGCTCCAACGCCCTTCTTGATGCCTGTATCAAGGCCGCCAAGAACGGTTCCACTGTcattgttggtggtggtgacaCTGCTACGCTTGTTGCTCAGGCCGGCAAGGAGGACGAGTTGAGCCACGTTTCCactggtggtggtgcttCGTTGGAGTTGTTGGAGGGCAAGACTTTGCCTGGTGTTGCCGAGTTGTCTGAGAAGAAGTAA